A stretch of the Lytechinus variegatus isolate NC3 chromosome 5, Lvar_3.0, whole genome shotgun sequence genome encodes the following:
- the LOC121415884 gene encoding uncharacterized protein LOC121415884, producing MAGEPRKRGRNVITGRMKNEENFTREHPGINHDNGKASVIQLQREIKALKEENAKLQKDSVKSIYDQLVSEGPVEQYGERRVNLLKSQVIQLERQVLMQAEALSSRSGVLFEVENNLQTIADNFRELLSNETKGPSVQVQRSQLTTMIETVESARLRLYKNLEINNQEKLEQPLIFTGLYAKTKPHRYDNKPVDIMDVCSGKIEHLNLKHIAKLESKLFTLNQQLKTLHQTLKTCWSPDCHALQQLTNQHLPSAVNQRLSSLLKHAERQLVECCQDLVSLSILVPAAPWPLLSKSVIPEIKIDDVMTALPTFPRNKQQQVKSVIDAVIKASNYSRRVSKMEAKACVEELRFHQALYDVQFKYMDSLYAAVREAYMMFEDSIQKTLCDPMKEVMSSFERLKQTASEEALREFLTSFKLHKSQLETAVEGLTQTRGQGAEAISEHGDQFLDAVKAVAEKTAKERDRLAEELEEVKRMRDQHLMEGMEVLRVAKPEEESAGNGSEAMDNREKKS from the exons ATGGCCGGAGAACCtcgaaagagagggaggaatgTGATTACTGGAAGgatgaaaaatgaagagaattTCACCAGAGAACATCCTGGCatcaatcatgataatggaaAGGCTAGTGTGATACAGCTACAACGTGAAATCAAG GCTTTGAAAGAAGAGAATGCTAAATTGCAGAAGGACTCGGTCAA GTCCATCTATGATCAGCTTGTTTCAGAAGGTCCTGTAGAGCAATATGGTGAAAGAAGAGTTAATCTACTCAAGTCACAAGTTATACAACTCGAGAGACAG GTGCTAATGCAAGCTGAGGCTCTCAGTTCTAGATCTGGCGTTCTTTTTGAAGTGGAGAATAATCTTCAAACGATTGCTGATAATTTCAG GGAGCTGCTGTCCAATGAAACTAAAGGCCCATCTGTCCAGgttcaaaggtcacagctcacgACCATGATAGAAACGGTAGAGTCAGCGCGTCTGAGACTATACAAAAATCTGGAG ATCAACAACCAAGAAAAGTTAGAACAACCCCTCATCTTCACCGGCCTCTATGCTAAGACCAAACCTCATCGCTATGACAACAAGCCAGTTGATATCATGGATGTGTGCAGTGGAAAGATAGAACATCTCAACCTGAAACATATA GCTAAATTAGAATCCAAACTCTTCACCTTGAACCAACAACTCAAGACACTCCACCAAACACTGAAGACCTGCTGGTCACCTGACTGCCATGCCCTACAGCAGTTGACCAATCAGCATCTTCCATCGGCTGTCAATCAGAGATTGTCCAGCCTTCTTAAACACGCTGAGAGACAGCTGGTTGAATGCTGCCAGGACTTGGTGTCACTGTCGATTTTGGTGCCAGCAGCTCCATGG CCTTTACTGAGTAAATCTGTTATACCTGAAATCAAGATTGATGATGTCATGACTGCCCTTCCAACTTTCCCAAGAAATAAACAACAGCAG GTGAAGTCTGTGATTGATGCAGTGATCAAGGCAAGCAACTACTCGAGAAGAGTCTCCAAAATGGAG GCGAAGGCTTGTGTAGAAGAGTTGAGATTCCACCAAGCCCTCTATGATGTTCAGTTTAAGTACATGGATTCACTCTATGCTGCTGTAAG AGAAGCATATATGATGTTTGAAGACAGTATTCAGAAGACATTGTGTGACCCAATGAAAG aagTTATGTCATCGTTTGAGAGGTTGAAGCAGACCGCATCGGAGGAGGCCTTGAGAGAGTTTTTGACATCTTTCAAGCTCCACAAATCACAA TTGGAAACGGCCGTTGAAGGTCTGACACAGACTCGAGGGCAGGGAGCGGAAGCCATATCCGAGCACGGAGACCAGTTCCTGGATGCTGTCAAAGCAGTAGCCGAGAAGACGGCCAAGGAGAGGGACCGGCTGGCTGAAGAGCTGGAGGAAGTCAAGAGAATGAGAGATCAGCATCTCATGGAAGGAATGGAGGTTTTAAGGGTCGCTAAACCCGAAGAGGAATCAGCTGGGAATGGATCTGAAGCTATGGATAATAGAGAAAAGAAGAGTTGA